In the genome of Deinococcus yavapaiensis KR-236, one region contains:
- a CDS encoding diacylglycerol/lipid kinase family protein, whose amino-acid sequence MSASLSQRSQSDQVDAVPLAVVLNPHAGRGLAMRTWPLLERALRTRRLAFDVILAHDPSAALARVHELPASQPLLAVGGDGTVSALLPALVGTGRPLGIVPLGSGNDFAGMLGLKSGDFEGALARLSSPPRPFDAVRVKTPLGSRVLVNGLGMGFDARITAKMSDAPAWLNGFGRYAWSALNGVKDLRAPDVEVVVDGDVTYAGPCTLVAVMNGTRYGGGFRISPDSDPSDGCLDVVLGKGVTRGQLLRLMGMVLRGAHLDDPRVRCWKGKDVRLRWQTPTHAHLDGDVIGEVTDLRACVEAGALQIY is encoded by the coding sequence ATGAGCGCCTCCTTGTCCCAACGCTCACAATCTGATCAGGTGGACGCGGTGCCGCTCGCGGTCGTGCTGAATCCTCACGCGGGCCGCGGTCTCGCGATGCGCACTTGGCCGTTGCTGGAACGCGCGCTTCGAACGCGCCGCCTCGCCTTCGACGTGATCCTCGCGCACGACCCGTCCGCCGCGCTCGCGCGCGTCCACGAGCTGCCCGCTTCCCAACCGCTGCTCGCCGTGGGCGGCGACGGCACCGTGAGCGCCTTGCTGCCCGCCCTCGTGGGAACGGGACGTCCCCTCGGCATCGTTCCCCTCGGAAGCGGCAACGACTTCGCGGGAATGCTGGGATTGAAAAGCGGCGATTTCGAGGGCGCCCTCGCTCGCCTCTCGAGCCCACCACGCCCCTTCGACGCGGTTCGTGTCAAGACGCCGCTGGGCTCGCGCGTACTCGTCAACGGCCTCGGGATGGGTTTCGACGCTCGAATCACCGCCAAGATGAGCGACGCGCCCGCGTGGTTGAACGGCTTCGGCCGCTACGCGTGGAGCGCCCTCAACGGCGTCAAGGACTTGCGGGCGCCCGACGTCGAAGTGGTGGTCGACGGTGACGTCACGTACGCGGGGCCGTGCACCCTCGTCGCCGTGATGAACGGCACGCGTTACGGCGGCGGGTTTCGCATCAGCCCCGACTCCGATCCGTCCGACGGCTGCCTCGACGTCGTGCTCGGCAAGGGTGTCACGCGCGGACAGCTTCTGCGCCTCATGGGCATGGTGCTGCGCGGCGCCCACCTCGACGATCCTCGGGTGCGCTGCTGGAAAGGCAAGGACGTTCGCCTGCGCTGGCAGACGCCGACGCACGCCCACCTCGACGGC
- the wecB gene encoding non-hydrolyzing UDP-N-acetylglucosamine 2-epimerase, whose product MTQVSDSKTVVVAFGTRPEATKMAPVIAALRATPGLRTLVLVTGQHKEQLYSALNVFGIQPDDDLSVMTDRQTLADLSAKIIPQAAAKLTAMNADMVLVHGDTTTTFCMAYAAFVSGIKVGHVEAGLRSGNMGEPFPEEANRKLTDVLTTLDFAPTALSKQNLLNEGKSPEGIFVTGQTAVDAVRDVAARSTLREAWRGKRLVTVTMHRRENLPVMEELALALRDVALAHPERHFVYPVHLNPAVREAVVPTLSSVPNFELVDPLAYDEMAALMAVSDLLATDSGGLQEEGASLGVPVAVLRNVTERPEGLHAGVLKLAGNERAEVTRVLSDLLSNEAELGDMRGRANPYGDGHAGRRIAEAVAWYFGFSERPRDWQPGLVFTPAL is encoded by the coding sequence ATGACCCAAGTGTCCGACTCCAAAACGGTCGTCGTCGCCTTCGGCACGCGGCCCGAAGCCACCAAGATGGCTCCTGTCATCGCCGCCTTGCGCGCCACGCCCGGCCTGCGTACCCTCGTCCTGGTGACCGGGCAGCACAAGGAGCAGCTCTACTCGGCCCTCAACGTCTTCGGCATCCAACCCGACGACGACCTCAGCGTCATGACCGACCGTCAAACGCTCGCCGACCTCAGCGCGAAGATCATTCCGCAAGCGGCGGCGAAGCTCACGGCGATGAACGCCGACATGGTTCTCGTGCACGGCGACACCACCACGACGTTTTGCATGGCGTACGCGGCGTTCGTGTCGGGCATCAAGGTCGGGCACGTCGAGGCGGGATTGCGCAGCGGCAACATGGGCGAGCCGTTCCCCGAGGAAGCCAACCGCAAGCTCACGGACGTCCTCACGACGCTCGATTTCGCTCCGACCGCCTTGTCGAAGCAGAACCTGCTGAACGAGGGCAAGTCGCCCGAAGGCATCTTCGTGACAGGGCAGACCGCCGTGGACGCCGTGCGTGACGTCGCCGCCCGCTCCACGCTACGCGAAGCTTGGCGCGGCAAGCGCCTCGTGACCGTCACGATGCACCGACGTGAAAACCTGCCCGTGATGGAAGAGCTCGCCCTCGCCTTGCGCGACGTGGCGCTCGCGCATCCCGAACGGCACTTCGTGTATCCCGTGCACCTCAATCCCGCCGTGCGCGAGGCCGTCGTGCCTACCTTGTCGAGCGTTCCGAACTTCGAACTCGTCGATCCGCTCGCCTACGACGAGATGGCCGCGCTCATGGCCGTGTCCGATCTGCTGGCGACCGACTCGGGCGGCTTGCAAGAGGAAGGCGCGAGCCTCGGCGTGCCCGTGGCCGTGCTGCGCAACGTCACCGAGCGCCCCGAGGGATTGCACGCCGGTGTTTTGAAGCTCGCCGGAAACGAACGCGCCGAGGTGACGCGCGTTTTGAGCGATTTGCTGTCGAACGAAGCGGAACTCGGCGACATGCGGGGCCGTGCAAATCCTTACGGTGATGGCCACGCGGGCCGACGCATCGCCGAAGCCGTCGCGTGGTACTTCGGCTTCTCGGAGCGGCCGCGCGATTGGCAGCCTGGCCTCGTCTTCACGCCCGCCTTGTAA